A part of Limihaloglobus sulfuriphilus genomic DNA contains:
- a CDS encoding RluA family pseudouridine synthase has product MAKNKIEIIHNSGELLVINKPSGVSVTKDRTGKADIIHLLSLQLDVEKSSFRLIHRIDKATSGILLIAKTARAQSRYAAMFAKRKIKKTYLAFVKGFAMDEGGVVKQPLDRSSKFKGTMYIAPRRGKQAVTEWQLLADFGLVSLIKASPITGRTHQIRVHMKHIGMPLAIDPIYGGQEPILLSDFKKKYTPSPGKPEKPLIDRLTLHAYQLEIPAEDGFEGGVFVAQLEDKFKAALKMLARHNPRGEDAFIDRKVYHSIIAAEQI; this is encoded by the coding sequence TTGGCTAAGAATAAAATAGAAATAATTCACAATAGCGGCGAGCTGCTGGTTATAAATAAACCCTCGGGGGTTAGCGTGACCAAAGACCGCACCGGAAAAGCTGATATTATCCATCTGCTGTCACTGCAGTTAGATGTTGAAAAGAGCAGCTTTCGGCTGATACACCGTATTGACAAGGCGACATCGGGGATTCTGCTTATCGCTAAAACTGCCCGGGCCCAAAGCCGCTATGCCGCCATGTTTGCAAAAAGAAAGATAAAAAAAACATATCTTGCTTTTGTTAAAGGGTTTGCGATGGATGAGGGCGGAGTGGTAAAACAGCCGCTTGACCGTTCCAGTAAGTTTAAGGGTACCATGTATATCGCTCCCAGACGCGGCAAGCAGGCAGTAACAGAGTGGCAGCTGCTTGCTGATTTTGGTCTTGTATCTTTAATTAAAGCCAGCCCGATTACAGGCCGTACACACCAAATACGTGTTCACATGAAGCATATTGGCATGCCTCTGGCGATAGATCCGATTTATGGGGGGCAAGAGCCGATACTTTTGTCTGATTTTAAGAAAAAATACACACCCAGTCCCGGTAAGCCGGAAAAACCGCTTATAGACCGCTTGACACTTCATGCATATCAGCTTGAGATTCCGGCCGAAGATGGTTTTGAGGGCGGTGTCTTTGTAGCTCAACTGGAAGATAAGTTCAAGGCCGCACTTAAGATGCTGGCACGGCACAATCCCCGGGGCGAGGACGCTTTTATTGACAGGAAAGTTTATCACAGCATAATTGCCGCTGAACAGATATGA
- a CDS encoding NifU family protein — MTTESNGNAENNGLHAQITETLMSIRPSLQSHGGDLELVEITDDLTVKVKLQGACHGCPGARATLKNGVERVLKERVPMVKEVIAVN, encoded by the coding sequence ATGACAACAGAGAGTAATGGCAATGCCGAGAACAATGGCCTGCACGCTCAGATAACTGAAACTTTAATGTCAATCCGGCCAAGCCTTCAAAGCCACGGCGGTGACCTTGAATTAGTTGAAATCACTGATGATTTGACTGTTAAGGTGAAACTGCAGGGAGCCTGCCACGGCTGCCCCGGAGCCAGAGCAACACTCAAAAACGGTGTTGAACGAGTTCTTAAAGAACGAGTGCCGATGGTTAAAGAGGTAATCGCAGTAAACTAA
- a CDS encoding zinc ribbon domain-containing protein, protein MGPVLNGLIKLQEVESRLRGVKQKLARTRRGLTLQENQLRNIQNTLESKKDEAKLIRNKIDKIELEMQIRDEALKKRQEELNNAKNNKEYSALLTEINVNKADNSKKENELLELMAALENEQEESKQIESQIEKQSQKIEQVREQVNVKAKDIQESLSKLQNEWDEASRGIPNEVLELFRRLSDNYDGEALAYVDSTGGKRRNYTCGGCFMSLTNETVNQLLSNDDIIRCPSCSRIVVLHQDKED, encoded by the coding sequence ATGGGACCAGTTCTTAACGGGCTAATTAAACTTCAGGAAGTAGAATCCCGACTTCGCGGCGTAAAACAAAAACTGGCGAGAACCCGAAGAGGGCTTACTCTACAGGAAAATCAGCTTAGAAATATCCAAAATACCCTTGAAAGCAAAAAAGACGAAGCAAAACTGATCCGCAATAAAATCGATAAGATCGAACTTGAAATGCAAATTCGTGATGAAGCTCTCAAAAAAAGACAGGAAGAGCTCAACAATGCAAAAAACAACAAGGAATATTCGGCACTTCTGACAGAGATAAATGTAAACAAAGCCGATAACTCCAAAAAAGAGAATGAGCTTCTTGAGCTCATGGCCGCTTTAGAAAATGAACAGGAAGAATCCAAGCAGATTGAATCGCAGATTGAAAAGCAGTCACAAAAGATTGAACAGGTCAGGGAACAGGTAAATGTAAAGGCTAAGGACATTCAGGAGTCTCTTTCTAAACTGCAAAACGAGTGGGATGAAGCAAGCCGGGGAATACCTAATGAGGTTCTGGAGTTATTCAGGCGGCTTTCAGATAATTACGACGGTGAGGCACTGGCGTATGTGGATTCAACCGGAGGTAAACGCAGAAATTATACATGCGGCGGCTGTTTTATGAGCCTTACCAATGAAACTGTCAATCAGCTTTTATCAAATGACGACATAATAAGATGCCCAAGCTGCAGCAGAATCGTTGTCCTACACCAGGATAAGGAAGATTAG
- the purN gene encoding phosphoribosylglycinamide formyltransferase codes for MGTNPTKLGILISGGGTTMLNLHEQIANGSLDAEIVCVISSRSDVKGVGLARELGYEPEIVRKKDYADIDTFSTSIAQTLRKSGVELVIQAGWLCLWKIYDDFEGRVMNIHPALLPSFGGKGMWGRHVHEAVLKAGCKISGCTVHFCTNEYDKGPIIVQKSCPVYDTDTPEQLAARVFEQESLAYPEAVRLFTQGRLKIDNSIVRIARQ; via the coding sequence GTGGGCACAAATCCAACAAAACTTGGAATACTTATCAGCGGCGGCGGCACGACCATGCTAAACCTGCATGAACAGATTGCAAACGGCAGCCTTGATGCAGAAATAGTATGTGTTATAAGCTCGCGAAGTGATGTTAAGGGAGTTGGCCTTGCCAGAGAGTTGGGATATGAACCTGAAATTGTGCGGAAAAAGGATTATGCCGACATTGACACTTTCAGCACTTCAATTGCCCAAACACTTCGTAAGTCAGGTGTAGAACTTGTTATACAGGCCGGCTGGCTTTGTCTCTGGAAGATCTACGATGACTTTGAAGGCCGCGTCATGAACATACACCCCGCCCTTCTGCCCAGCTTTGGAGGAAAGGGCATGTGGGGCCGTCATGTGCACGAAGCCGTATTGAAAGCCGGATGCAAAATAAGCGGATGCACAGTACATTTCTGCACCAATGAATACGACAAAGGCCCGATAATTGTACAAAAAAGCTGCCCTGTTTATGACACTGACACTCCAGAGCAGCTTGCTGCCAGAGTTTTCGAACAGGAATCCCTGGCTTACCCCGAGGCTGTCAGGCTTTTTACACAGGGCA